The following are encoded together in the Lytechinus variegatus isolate NC3 chromosome 19, Lvar_3.0, whole genome shotgun sequence genome:
- the LOC121405922 gene encoding NADH dehydrogenase [ubiquinone] 1 beta subcomplex subunit 2, mitochondrial-like produces the protein MFGLSRINHGFRVISGVKRVVPCRNGSAVYRGATAPSRTRQIQGMAVVSAMWFWILWRFYHEPADVFGHFEYPDPSKWTDAELGIPPDDED, from the exons ATGTTTGGGCTGAGCAGAATAAACCATGGATTCCGTGTGATTTCTGGGGTCAAAAGAGTAGTACCTTGTAGAAA TGGCAGTGCTGTCTACCGTGGTGCAACAGCGCCCTCTAGGACCAGACAGATTCAGGGAATGGCCGTCGTCTCAGCCATGTGGTTTTGGATACTATGGAGATTCTACCACGAGCCTGCTGATGTTTTT ggtCATTTTGAGTATCCAGATCCTTCCAAGTGGACAGATGCAGAATTGGGAATTCCCCCTGATGATGAGGATTGA